TCCCGCTGCCGGGGCCGACGACGTGCACGCCGCGCGCGCGCAGCCGCTCCACGTTCTCGCGCGTGGCCGGGTGCTCCCACATGTTGACGTTCATCGCGGGTGCGACCACGACCGGCGCGCGCGTCGCGAGCAGCACGGTACCGAGGAGGTCGTCGGCGATGCCGTGCGTCGCCTTGGCGATGGCGTTCGCGGTGGCGGGCGCGATCAGCACGACGTCGGCCTCGTCGGCCAGCCGGATGTGGCCGATCTGCGATTCCTGGCCGAGGTCGAAGGTATCGGTGGCGACGGGATGGCCGCTGAGCGTCTGGAGCGTCAGCGGTGTCACGAACTCGCGCGCACCCGCGGTCATGATGACCCGGGTCTCCGCCCCGGCCTGCACGAGGAGACGAACGACCTCGCACGCCTTGTAGCAGGCGATGCCGCCCGTGAGCGCAACCATGACGCGGCGCCCGCTGAGGCTCACGGCGCCCGCTCCAGGCCCGGCTCGCCGGGCTGCTGCGCGGCCAGCTCGCGGAGCGAGAGGTTCTCCCGCGCGAGACAGACGGCGCCGAGCCCGACGTTGATGCTCATCTGGAGGACCCACGTGAGCAGCGAATAGCCGACGGCGACGTCCTCGGAGACGTGGAACAGTCCGAGCGCCAGCACGCAGCCGTACTGCCAGGTGCCAACGAAGCCCGGCCCCTGCGGCAGGAAGACGGCCGCGGCGACGACGACGAGCGAGGCGAGCGCGGCGGGCAGGAGCGGCGCATCGATGCCGAGCGCGAGGAGGCAGATGAGAAAGGAGCAGCCGTTCGCCGCCCAGACGAGCGCCGACATCGCGAGGATCGCGACCACCGAGCGCACCGAGCCGAGGCTGCCGAGCGCGCCCAGCACCTCGAGCGCGAGCGGCCGCAGACGGCGCGAGGGTCCGTCGGGCAGGCGCGCCAGGAGCGCGTCGACGAGGCGCTCCACCCGGTTGCGGAAGGCCTGCACGAGGACCAGCGCGACGAGGACGCCGGCCGCTCCCATACCCGCGAGCAGCGCCAGGCGCGCCATCCACTCCGGCAGGGGATACACGAGCGAGAGCGCCAGGAAGCAGAACAGGACGAGCATCATGTCGAACAGCCGCTCGAGGACGACGCTCGACAGCGTCGGCGCGAAGCCGAGCCCGGTGCGCCGGGCGAGCAAGGCGGGACGCACGAATTCGCCGAGGCGCAACGGCAACACGGCGCTCGCCATGAACCCGATCGCAGTGGCGGAGAAGGCGGGGCCGATCGCCACGCGTCCGAGCGGCGCGAGGAGCAGCAGCCACCGCCGCGCGCGCAACCACAGCGCGGTCACGCCGA
The genomic region above belongs to bacterium and contains:
- a CDS encoding flippase-like domain-containing protein — protein: MRRPGWGCGGDAPLLSSRRSAGDNAAHPEARLRNALRLTLGIGVSAACLWLATRGTDWAAVGRILAGAELGWLGVGVGIGVTALWLRARRWLLLLAPLGRVAIGPAFSATAIGFMASAVLPLRLGEFVRPALLARRTGLGFAPTLSSVVLERLFDMMLVLFCFLALSLVYPLPEWMARLALLAGMGAAGVLVALVLVQAFRNRVERLVDALLARLPDGPSRRLRPLALEVLGALGSLGSVRSVVAILAMSALVWAANGCSFLICLLALGIDAPLLPAALASLVVVAAAVFLPQGPGFVGTWQYGCVLALGLFHVSEDVAVGYSLLTWVLQMSINVGLGAVCLARENLSLRELAAQQPGEPGLERAP